The Streptomyces bacillaris sequence GCACGGCATTGGAGCCGTCCGCCGCCCGCTGCCCCCAGGTCTCGTACGCCAGGCGGACCCCCGGTAGCCGGGCGCCGGACTCCAGGGGCAGCGGGTCCTCGATCGTCACCCAGCGGCGACGACCGGGCGGGTCCCCCTCCCGCCGGCCGCCGGAGGCCGGTGGGAAGGGAAGTGCGGCGGGCGCGGTCGTACGGTTCAGGACGCGGCCTTCGCGGCCCGGAACCCGGCGTCCAGGTCGGCCTTGAGGTCGGTTACGTTCTCCAGACCGACCGAGAGCCGCACCAGACCGGGCGTGGCGCCGGTGAGGAGAAGCTGCTCCTCCGTCAGCTGGCTGTGGGTGGTGGAGGCGGGGTGGATGATCAGGCTCCGTACGTCACCGATGTTGGCGAGATGGCTGAACAGCTCCACCGCGTCCACGAAACGCTTGCCCGCCTCGGCCCCGCCCTTCAGCTCGAAGGAGAGCACCGCTCCCGCGCCGCGCGGCAGATAGCGCTGCCCGGCCTCGTACCAGCGGCTCGACGGCAGACCCGCGTAGTGCACGGTCTCCACCTCGTCGCGCCCCTCCAGCCAGCGGGCCAGCTCCAGGGCGTTGGAGGTGTGCCGCTCCAGCCGCAGGCTCAGCGTCTCCACCCCCTGGAGCAGCAGGAACGCAGAGTGCGGGGAGAGCGCCGGGCCCAGGTCGCGCAGCAGCTGGACACGGAGCTTGATGGCGAAGGCGCCCGGTCCCAGGGCGGGCCAGTAGCGCAGCCCGTGGTAGCTCGGGTCCGGCTCGTGGAAGTCTGGGAAGCGCTCGGCGTGCGCCCCGAAGTCGAAGGTGCCGCCGTCCACGACGACCCCGCCGATGGTGGTGCCGTGCCCGCCGAGGAACTTGGTCGCGGAGTGGACGACGATGTCCGCGCCGTGCTCGATGGGCCGCAGCAGGTACGGCGTCGGCACGGTGTTGTCCACGATCAGCGGGACCCCGGCGGCGTGCGCGGTGTCGGCCACCGCCCGGACGTCCAGCACGTCGCCGCGCGGATTGCCGAGCGTCTCGGCGAAGAACGCCTTGGTGTTGGGGCGGACGGCGGCCCGCCAGGCCTCCAGGTCGTCGGGGTCCTCGACGAACGTCACCTCGACCCCGAACCGGGGCAGGGTGTGGCGGAAGAGGTTGTAGGTGCCGCCGTAGAGCGAGGGCGAGGAGACGATGTGGTCGCCCGAACCGGCCAGCGTCAGCAGCGCCAGGGTCTCGGCCGCCTGCCCGGAGGCGAGCGCCACGGCCGCGACCCCGCCCTCCAGCGCGGCGATCCGCTGCTCCAGGACGTCCTGCGTGGGGTTGTGGATGCGGGTGTAGATGTTGCCGGGCTCGGCGAGGGAGAACACGTCCGCGGCGTGCCGGGTGTCGCGGAAGACGAACGACGACGTCTGGTAGATCGGCACCGCGCGGGCGCCCGTCGTCGGGTCCGGGGCGGCTCCGGCGTGGATCTGCTGGGTCTCGAACGACCAGGCGGCCCCGGGTTTCCGGCGGTCGGTGTCCTCGGGGGTGTGGCCTGCGGTGACGGAGTCGAGGGGCTGGCTCATGTGTTTCCTCGCACGTGGTTCGGTCGCCGTACGGCGTACGTCCGCCGGTCGGCGGCAGCCCGGGCGGCACCGGGCTGATTACGGACCGTAGGACGTGCCGGACCGCCCCGGAAGCGTGTCGCCCTCTTGGCCACGAACCTGCAATACGGCGGCAATGCGAAGGCCGGTCCGGAACCCCGGACCGGCCTTCATCCCGTGCCGCAACGCGGCGAAATCTCACTCCTGAGGTCTCACTCCTGGGTGAGCATCCCGCTGCGCAGCTTGCCCAGCATCCGGCTCAGCAGCCGGGAGACGTGCATCTGCGATATCCCCAGCTCGGCCCCTATCTGGGCCTGCGTCAGCTCCTGGCCGAACCGCATGTCGATGATCCGCCGCTCCCGCTCGTCCAGGTCGCCCAGCAGCGGCGCGAGGGCGTGCAGGTTCTCCACGGCCTCCATCGCCGGATCGGGTTCGCCCAGCACATCGGCGAAGGTCCGCCCGGCGGTGTTCTGCGGACCGGACTCCGTGGAGTCGGTCGGCATGTCCAGGGAACCCGCCGTGTAGCCGTTGGAGGCGACGATGCCCTCGGTGATCTCCGCCTCGTCCATGCCCAGATGCTCGGCCAGCTCCTTGACCGTGGGGTCGCGG is a genomic window containing:
- a CDS encoding bifunctional o-acetylhomoserine/o-acetylserine sulfhydrylase, coding for MSQPLDSVTAGHTPEDTDRRKPGAAWSFETQQIHAGAAPDPTTGARAVPIYQTSSFVFRDTRHAADVFSLAEPGNIYTRIHNPTQDVLEQRIAALEGGVAAVALASGQAAETLALLTLAGSGDHIVSSPSLYGGTYNLFRHTLPRFGVEVTFVEDPDDLEAWRAAVRPNTKAFFAETLGNPRGDVLDVRAVADTAHAAGVPLIVDNTVPTPYLLRPIEHGADIVVHSATKFLGGHGTTIGGVVVDGGTFDFGAHAERFPDFHEPDPSYHGLRYWPALGPGAFAIKLRVQLLRDLGPALSPHSAFLLLQGVETLSLRLERHTSNALELARWLEGRDEVETVHYAGLPSSRWYEAGQRYLPRGAGAVLSFELKGGAEAGKRFVDAVELFSHLANIGDVRSLIIHPASTTHSQLTEEQLLLTGATPGLVRLSVGLENVTDLKADLDAGFRAAKAAS